The genomic region GGGAGTTGCATATGCTCTTAAATTTATAACAGATAAAGATGAGAATAGTCTAAAGATGAAATCTATAATAGATGAAAAAGGTATAAGGGATGCTATAGTTTATATTTGTAAAATTGATGATGAGGCTATAGTAGATAAAATTGTAAAACATTATGACAATATATAATTATTAGTAAATAGGAGTTATTTAATAACTCCTATTTTATTTTGCCTTTAATTAGATATTTATAGTATTATTATTCTGTTATTGTAATTTTTGGTGAGGGGCATATGAAAAAGGGGATCTTAATAGCATCATTTATTATTATAATTTTGGGTTTCATATTCATCTTTAAATATTTTAATAGAGGGAAATTAGGGCAGGTTATATCAAAGAGAATAATAGTTATCGATGCAGGACATGGTGGTGTTGATACTGGATCTATAGGATATAGTAATACACTTGAGAAGGATGTAACGCTTAATATTTCATTAAAGCTTGGTCAAAAGCTTGAGGAAAATGGATTTGATATTTATTACACTAGAGAGGAGGATGTTTCTTTGGGAGATAGCGAGTTTTATGATTTAAATAGTAGGATTAAAATTATAAATAATTTGAAGCCAGATGTATTTTTATCCATACATTTAAATGGGAGTGAGTACGAAAGTGCTAGGGGAGTTGAAACCTATACCAGATCATTAGATAATAAAAGTTATCTTCTTGGTGAGTGTATACAGGATGAACTATCTTCTATAGAGTATACAACAGATAGAGGAGTTAAAACAACTAAGGATAGAAGGCTTGCTATTTTAAATAGAACAAAATATGTGGGAGTATTACTTGAACTTGGATTTATAACTAATGAAAGTGATGAGGAATATTTAATTTCAGTAAGTGGACAAGATATTATAGTTGGTTGTATAGTATCCGGAATTTTGGATTATTTCAATAAAATTCAATAGTGAGGTCATATTATGAAAAGGATGGATCTTTTAAATGACGATTTAAAAAAAATATTTATTAGATATTTGATACCAGGAATTCTTTCCTCTTTGGCAATCTCTCTTTATATATTTGTTGATACTATGTTTGTGGGAATAGGGGTTGGTAGAGATGGTCTTACTGCTCTTAATGTTACAGTACCTCTTTTTACTTTATTTACATCGATCAATTTATGTATAGGAATAGGTGGATCAAATATACTTTCTTTGAATAAGGCAAGTGGTGGAAAAGACAGTAACAAAATATTTACTATTGCATTCCTATTTACAATTATGATAGGAATTATCATATCTGTTTTAGGTGTTGTATTTACTGATCAAATAGGTAAAGTTTTGGGAGCTACACCTGATATTAGTTATTTATTTAGGGATTATTTTAGAATACTTGTAGGATTTACTTGGGCATTTTTAATATCGGGAGTACTTGGATGTTTTATAAGAAATGATGGTGCACCAAAGCTTGTTATGACTGCAACAGTAGTTGCAAATATTACGAATGTAGTTTTAGATTATATATTTATTTTTGAGTGGAATTTGGGTATTAAAGGAGCTGTTATAGCGACTGTAATTTCCCCCATTGTGAATATATTGATATTGAGTACTTATTTTTTTAAAAAGAATAGTAATATAAAATTGTGTAAGGTTAGATTTGATTTTAGGTTATTATCTAGAATTTTAAATAATGGATTTGGAACATTTCTTTTAGAGATGAGCAGAGGAATTAGTATATTTATATTTAATAATATACTTGTAAGATTGGGAGGTAATATATATGTTGCATCTTATGGGATAATATTAAATGTATCATATGTTATAATTTGTATATTTTCAGGTATAGCGCAAAGTATACAACCTATAGTGAGTATGAATTATGGACATAATTCAATTAAGAGAACTAAAACAGTATTTAGATATGGCTTTATAACATCTATTTTTATAGGAGTATCGTCTTTTTTAATTGCACTTATGTTTTCGGAAAATATCTCATCTTTATTTATAAATAATGATTTTGAACTTCTATCTATAACAATTTATGGGATGAAGATTTATTTTATAGGATGCATCTTTATGGCATTTAATATTGTAACTATTTATTTTTTCCAGTCTATAAATCAATCGCAAAAATCTATATTAATTTCATTATGCTCAGGAATACTTTTCATAATACTAGGGTTTTTAATTTTGATTCCTATATTAAAAATAAATGGAGTTTGGTTTGTATATCCATTTTCAGAATTTTTAGGATGTATTGTATGTTTGTTAATTATAAAAAGAACAAATATTGAAAACAAAAAGGAGCTTATATTATAAATATGAGCTCCTTTTACATGAACTAAATGTTTAAACAATTTAAATATTGTTAACTAATTATGTAAAATTATTGTATAAAGTATTAAATTAAAGGAATAAATTAGTATTATGAATATATATTCATTTACAAACATACATCTTATATTATATTATTAATATGATAAGTTACAAAATTTAGGAAAATGAAAGAGGAATAATAGCTTTATGATTATCGCAAATATTAAAGAAGTAGCAGAAATTTTAAGGGTCTTATCTAATGAAAATAGACTCAATATAGTTTGTTATCTTCTAGAAAGACCAATGACAGTAAGTGAACTTCATAGTAAACTAAATCATGTAACCCAATCGGCATTATCTCAGCATTTATCAACTTTAAAGGCGCATAAAATATTAGTTTCTAATAAATCAGGACTTGCGATTACATACTCGATAAATGACCAAAATTTAGGAAAATTAATACAGGTATTAAAGGAAAATTATGGATATTAAAATTCGCTATTGTTAAGTTATAGCTTACAAATAGAGGTAAGATATTTATGATATATAGGAGTTTTAGAAGTTTATTTATAGTTGATGATTAATTAAGCATGTAGGATTATTTTTAAGAATACGCATGCTTTATTTTTTTATAATAATTTAGGTATACTTGATATGAATGAATAGATATATGGTGTATTCATATGAAGTTTGCGTAATAAATAAAGGAGACCTTTATGGTCTCCTGTTTTTTAGTCATTCCAAAAATTTGATCCACAACATTGGTTGTTTGAACAAGTTCCACTTTGAGGTTGAGTGTTACAAACATTTTGTATATATCCAAAGTTTTGAGTTGGATAACCATCTTGAAGTTCTTGAACGTTAGAGTATCCAGTGTTGCAGCATCCATCAGTGTTTGTAGTATTACAAGTACTGCAGTTATTATATACTCTGTTTTGGTTAAATGATGAAGTTTCACTACCTAAATACTCAACAGTGTATTCGCAACAGTTGTTTTGACTAGTATAGGCACAAGAATCCTCAGGATTGTTACAGCAGCATGAATTTCTCGTTTGAGAACATCCCCCTGAAACATAAGGTGTAGAGGATATTGGCATTACTGGTTGAGTAGTTTGACATGGCATGCTTGCGACTATTTTATATTTTTTACAACCAGAATTTCTATTTAGGAATAGATTGAATTCATACATTCCTCTGCAGTTTGAAGTTGTATAAGCTATGAGTTTATATTGACATCCGCAATTGCTTTTTTCAAATAATTGAAGATTTGCATAAGGTATAGATAATCCAGTACAGCTGTTTACAACCTCTCCTGTTATATATAATTTTTTAAATGGATTGATTGGAATGTTAACTCTAACAGTACAACTATTTTGGCTACTTCCTGGTTCTACATTTATATTAACAGAGTTTGAAATTGTATTTTGAGCAGTATTGCAACAATAAGACATTTTTAGTCCTCCTAAAGTGTATATATAATATTTTTATCAAACTTCCTTATGGAAGTTTTAAATGTTCTTATAGGGTATATTATTCATTTTAAGTAATTTGTGTTAACGGAAAATAAGAAAATATTAAAATTATTTTTTTAAACATTATTATATTGTTATATATAGAGGTCTTTGTTAATAAAAGAGGATGTGCATTTTGCACTTCCTCTTTAGTTTATAAAAGAATTATATGAAGAGTCTGAACTCATCTTAAAATCTCCTCTTGGAGAGAGTGATATTTCAGTTATTTTTGGACCATCAGGCATGGCTGATCTCTTAAATTGATTTTGAAAAAATCTTTTTATAAAAATATTTAATGAATTTTTTATGATATCGTTAGGATAGATGTCTTTAAATGCATTTAGAGCTAAAAATTCTATTTTATTAAATGAGGCATTGTGTTTCATAAAGTGGTATATGAAAAAGTCATGTAATTCATATGGACCTACGATGTTCTCAGTTTCTTGTAAAATTTTATCATTGCTATCTGTAGGAAGAAGTTCTGGTGATATCGGAGTGTTTATGATATCTATGAGTATTTTTTTTATATTGTCAGATATTGGATAATTTTCATAATAATGTTTTAATAAATGTTTTATTAATGTTTTTGGAATAGATGAATTTATGTTGTACATACTCATGTGATCTCCATTATAGGTCGAAAATCCCAAAGCTATTTCAGATAGATCTCCTGTACCTAAAAGTATTGCACCTTCTTTATTTGATAAATCCATGAGAATTTGTGTTCTTTCTCTTGCCTGTGAATTTTCGTAAGTTATATCAAAAATATTTTCATTATGATTAATATCTTTAAAGTGTTGTTTAACTGATTTTGTTATATCTATAGATTTTAATGTAACATTTAATTCTTTGCATAGATTTATTGCGTTATTTTTAGTTTTATTTGATGTTCCAAATCCTGGCATTGTCACAGCTATTATATTTTTGATATCTATGTTCATGAGATTAAATGCGTTATATGATGATATAAGTGCAAGGGTTGAGTCTAATCCCCCACTTATTCCAAGTATAATTTTATAACTATTTATGTGAGACAATCTCTTTTCAAGTGAGCATTTTTGCATAATAAATATCTCTTCAAATAATTCTTTATTCTTTTCATGATTCTCATATATAAACGGGTTTAATTTTATTTTTTTATCAAATTCTCCATATGAAATATCGTCAAATGGGATATTAATTATTTTAATATCTCGCTTGTAATATTTAAATGAATCTCTAAATGTTATGTTATTAATTCTACTAGTGTTTAGGTATTCTATATCTATTAATCCTGAGCATACAGTGTTCTCAAATAAAAATCTATTACTTTCTTTAATTAGCTCACCATTTTCATATATGGCGTTATAAGATGAAAATACAATATCTGTTGTTGATTCAGATGGGCTTGAATTTGCATATATGTATGCTGCATTTATTTTGTAACTATGATATTTAATCAGGTTTTTTCTATATTCATGTTTGAAGCTTGTTTCATTTGATGCAGATAGATTACATATTATGTTTGCTCCATTTATTGCAAGATATGAGCTATTTGGTATTGGAGCCCATAGATCCTCGCAAATTTCAATTCCTATTTTAATATCTTTATAACAAAATAAAATATCGGTTCCGAAGTATGTTTTATCGCCCATGAATGAAACTTCTATGCATTTTATAAAGCCTTCTGAAAAATATCTTTTTTCATAAAATTCTTGATAGTTTGGGAGATATGTTTTTGGGATAATACCGAGAATTCTTCCTTTGTGTACCACAAATGCTGAGTTGAAGAGCAAATTATTGTATTCAAAAATGCTTCCAATAATAATTAAAATATCCTTATTATTTGAAAAATCTAAGATTTCTTTGATACCTTCATAGCTTTTTTCGAGAGTAGTTCTTTTTAGGAACATATCAAAACAAGAGTAGGATGTTATTGAGAGCTCTGGGAATACAATGAGTTTTGATTTATCATTTAATGCTTTATTTATGCATTTTTTAATATTTGACACATTGTGAGAAATATCGCATACCTTTGTATTTATACTCGATGCACTAACTCTTAAAAAATTCATTTAATTCACTCCTTGAAATTAAAATATATAGTTTTTATACTAAATTGTATAGGGATAAATTTTGTATAGGTCAGGGGTATTTTTGTGGATTTGTTGAAGGAATTTGATATTTTAAAGGTTAAAGAGAAGTTCAGGGAAATTATATTAAGAGAAAGTCAGCATGAATATTTTAAAAGATTGATGAGTGATTTAAAAGATGAATATGAAAATAATACTATTTTCCCTAAAAAGAGTGACGTGTTTAATGCATTTAAATATAGGGATTTTCATGAGATAAAGTGTGTAATAATTGGGCAAGATCCTTACTATAAGAAAAATGAAGCACATGGATTATCTTTCTCTATTTGTGATAAAGATATAAAAATACCGAGTTCGCTTAGAAATATTTTTAAGGAGCTTGAATATGATTTGGGAATAAGTATACCATGTCATGGGGATTTAAGTTCGTGGTGTGAAAATGGTGTACTACTTTTAAATTCTGTATTAACTGTACGAGAAGGATTCCCAAATTCTCATAAAGATATAGGGTGGAGTATATTTACAGATAGTATTATAAAAAATTTATGTAAAAATAGGAGTAATTTAGTTTTTATTTTATGGGGTAATTTTGCTAGGAAAAAAGAAAAATTAATAGATAAAAATAGACATTTAATAAT from Candidatus Arthromitus sp. SFB-mouse-Japan harbors:
- a CDS encoding N-acetylmuramoyl-L-alanine amidase family protein, producing MKKGILIASFIIIILGFIFIFKYFNRGKLGQVISKRIIVIDAGHGGVDTGSIGYSNTLEKDVTLNISLKLGQKLEENGFDIYYTREEDVSLGDSEFYDLNSRIKIINNLKPDVFLSIHLNGSEYESARGVETYTRSLDNKSYLLGECIQDELSSIEYTTDRGVKTTKDRRLAILNRTKYVGVLLELGFITNESDEEYLISVSGQDIIVGCIVSGILDYFNKIQ
- a CDS encoding MATE family efflux transporter: MKRMDLLNDDLKKIFIRYLIPGILSSLAISLYIFVDTMFVGIGVGRDGLTALNVTVPLFTLFTSINLCIGIGGSNILSLNKASGGKDSNKIFTIAFLFTIMIGIIISVLGVVFTDQIGKVLGATPDISYLFRDYFRILVGFTWAFLISGVLGCFIRNDGAPKLVMTATVVANITNVVLDYIFIFEWNLGIKGAVIATVISPIVNILILSTYFFKKNSNIKLCKVRFDFRLLSRILNNGFGTFLLEMSRGISIFIFNNILVRLGGNIYVASYGIILNVSYVIICIFSGIAQSIQPIVSMNYGHNSIKRTKTVFRYGFITSIFIGVSSFLIALMFSENISSLFINNDFELLSITIYGMKIYFIGCIFMAFNIVTIYFFQSINQSQKSILISLCSGILFIILGFLILIPILKINGVWFVYPFSEFLGCIVCLLIIKRTNIENKKELIL
- a CDS encoding ArsR/SmtB family transcription factor, which produces MIIANIKEVAEILRVLSNENRLNIVCYLLERPMTVSELHSKLNHVTQSALSQHLSTLKAHKILVSNKSGLAITYSINDQNLGKLIQVLKENYGY
- a CDS encoding NAD(+) synthase; this encodes MNFLRVSASSINTKVCDISHNVSNIKKCINKALNDKSKLIVFPELSITSYSCFDMFLKRTTLEKSYEGIKEILDFSNNKDILIIIGSIFEYNNLLFNSAFVVHKGRILGIIPKTYLPNYQEFYEKRYFSEGFIKCIEVSFMGDKTYFGTDILFCYKDIKIGIEICEDLWAPIPNSSYLAINGANIICNLSASNETSFKHEYRKNLIKYHSYKINAAYIYANSSPSESTTDIVFSSYNAIYENGELIKESNRFLFENTVCSGLIDIEYLNTSRINNITFRDSFKYYKRDIKIINIPFDDISYGEFDKKIKLNPFIYENHEKNKELFEEIFIMQKCSLEKRLSHINSYKIILGISGGLDSTLALISSYNAFNLMNIDIKNIIAVTMPGFGTSNKTKNNAINLCKELNVTLKSIDITKSVKQHFKDINHNENIFDITYENSQARERTQILMDLSNKEGAILLGTGDLSEIALGFSTYNGDHMSMYNINSSIPKTLIKHLLKHYYENYPISDNIKKILIDIINTPISPELLPTDSNDKILQETENIVGPYELHDFFIYHFMKHNASFNKIEFLALNAFKDIYPNDIIKNSLNIFIKRFFQNQFKRSAMPDGPKITEISLSPRGDFKMSSDSSYNSFIN
- a CDS encoding uracil-DNA glycosylase, with amino-acid sequence MDLLKEFDILKVKEKFREIILRESQHEYFKRLMSDLKDEYENNTIFPKKSDVFNAFKYRDFHEIKCVIIGQDPYYKKNEAHGLSFSICDKDIKIPSSLRNIFKELEYDLGISIPCHGDLSSWCENGVLLLNSVLTVREGFPNSHKDIGWSIFTDSIIKNLCKNRSNLVFILWGNFARKKEKLIDKNRHLIIKSSHPSGLSAHKGFFTSKPFSKTNDYLKDHLVGEIDWKIN